A genomic segment from Janibacter sp. DB-40 encodes:
- a CDS encoding class I SAM-dependent methyltransferase — MRAGRCDILVTGDAARLVRAAASAPGCVRRAGSQMSIHWSEDGVEHSATWHSENATPAPTRVVLVDDTTRADTAYRLARKGTGLLWRGDYHNARQLLKAMDRRLRRHASRRGGTGTDFAAHRAERAERSRVLGMLLVELEDDHSLRLRRAPDVREACHGAYGAPAGGMCVALQELLGVIGAHQWQTKGVPVPALDASVHPGYGVFSPVRGEYIDLVATAPLPVEAPRVFDLGTGTGVLAAVLARRGAARVVATDISGRAVAAARDTMTRLGLGSTVDVIETDLFPPGRADLVVCNPPWLPGAPTSTLEAGIYDPDSDMLRRFLGGLTGHLEPGGEGWLVISDLAEHLGLRSREELLALVADAGLRVAGRHDTRPRHARATDAKDALHAARRAEVTSLWRLVPATA, encoded by the coding sequence GTGCGCGCAGGACGGTGTGACATCCTCGTCACCGGCGACGCAGCCCGCCTCGTGCGTGCTGCCGCCAGTGCGCCCGGGTGCGTCCGACGAGCAGGGAGCCAGATGTCGATCCACTGGAGCGAGGACGGCGTGGAGCACTCCGCCACGTGGCACTCGGAGAACGCCACACCCGCGCCCACGCGGGTGGTCCTCGTCGACGACACCACACGCGCGGACACCGCCTACCGCCTGGCCCGGAAGGGCACCGGTCTGCTCTGGCGGGGGGATTACCACAACGCGCGGCAGCTGCTGAAGGCGATGGATCGCCGGCTGCGCAGGCACGCGTCGCGGCGCGGGGGCACGGGGACGGACTTCGCGGCCCACCGCGCCGAACGCGCCGAGCGATCCCGCGTCCTGGGCATGCTCCTCGTCGAGCTGGAGGACGACCACTCGCTCCGGCTGCGGCGCGCTCCGGACGTGCGCGAGGCCTGTCACGGCGCCTACGGCGCACCCGCGGGAGGCATGTGCGTCGCCCTGCAGGAGCTGCTCGGCGTGATCGGTGCCCACCAGTGGCAGACGAAGGGGGTGCCGGTCCCGGCCCTCGATGCGTCCGTCCATCCGGGGTACGGGGTGTTCTCGCCGGTGCGCGGGGAGTACATCGACCTCGTCGCCACGGCACCGCTGCCCGTCGAGGCACCACGGGTATTCGACCTCGGGACCGGCACCGGGGTGCTGGCGGCGGTCCTGGCACGGCGCGGGGCCGCGCGGGTGGTCGCGACGGACATCAGCGGGCGGGCGGTGGCAGCAGCACGCGACACGATGACCAGGCTGGGCCTGGGGTCCACGGTGGACGTCATCGAGACCGACCTCTTCCCCCCGGGCCGGGCGGACCTGGTCGTGTGCAACCCGCCGTGGCTGCCCGGCGCACCCACGTCGACGCTCGAGGCCGGCATCTACGACCCCGACTCCGACATGCTGCGCCGGTTCCTCGGCGGACTCACCGGGCACCTCGAGCCCGGGGGAGAGGGATGGTTGGTCATCTCCGACCTCGCCGAGCACCTCGGCCTGCGCAGCCGCGAGGAGCTCCTCGCGCTGGTCGCCGACGCCGGGCTGCGCGTGGCCGGCCGGCACGACACCAGGCCCCGTCACGCTCGCGCCACGGACGCGAAGGACGCCCTCCACGCCGCACGGCGGGCCGAGGTCACCTCGCTGTGGCGTCTCGTGCCAGCCACTGCCTGA